The sequence GAGGGATCGCAGTAGAATGATCAAACAGATGCGGTTGAGAAAATCTGCCAGTAGAATTTTTTGAGACAGTTGATCCTAATTCATCTTGTAAAACATTTTGTGGCTGAAAATCTTCACATATAGCTCTTTTGCTGCCAGTGTTTTTAATTTCCTGGCTGAATATTATGCCCTTAAACTCTGTTCTTTAATAGTGTACGTCAAATAcctcattttctgttatttctctTTTATAGAGACAGCATTTTATGCATTGAAGAGAATGCaaaaaaagaaacgaaaaatTGTTGATCGCCGTGCCTCAAAAAGCCGCAAGATAAGGTATCAAGAGACTGCCAATACTTTTGAGTTTCTTTCCCTGGGTGTTTCTTTCATCATATTAACTGAACAAGCTTTTGAATGATTTGATGTTGAAGGTATAATGCTCATGAAAAGATAGTAAACTTTATGGCCCCTCAACCGATGAATCTTCCTCCTAAGGATCCAAAGTTATTTGAGAATTTGTTCGGATTGAAGACTCAAAGATCATCTACTGCAGCCTCATAATCATGGTTGGCAAACAGAAACATATGTTGTATCAATTTTCCAACACTACCAAAGgaaatttaatttcttgcccgtGCAGGCCAAAATTTTGCTCTATGTACTCCATATCTATTCAGGATAGATGTGCCTAAGAGATTTTGATTAATTTAAGCTAGCTTATGTTGTTTTCGACGTCCACACATTTAAGAAGGAACAACATTACATAGCCATAGAAATCTACATTTTTGAATAAATATACATTATTGTGaaatattaaacaaaaaattatttgtttaacacGGTAAAAACGACGGTTAAAACTACATTTCTAAacgataaaaaatgtcacttcatacggtaaaaatggcggtttgtAATTGCCATTTTAAACAACATGAAAAGTCATTTTAACACAGTAAAAACGGCGGTTTTAAACGTCGTTTTAACCAATAAAAATACCACTGTCAGGGTAAAAATGGCAGTttaaaatgccattttaaccaaccaaaaatgccGTTTCAActtggtaaaaatggcggtttcaaactccattttaaccaaccaaaaatgccGTTTTACCCTTGAAATAACGGTGGTTTGAACCtccgttttaaccaaccaaagaACCACCGTTTTACTTGGAAATAACGGCAgttcaaaccgccgttttaacccagaaaattgtggcggttttctgaaaaccaccgtaataaccagaatggcaccCAGAATTACGTCACTTCCTAAAACCGCCGTtcttggtaataatggcggttcaaaccgccgtaaatacccaaaaaaaccgccgttttaaccaaaAGTTTTTGTAGtgtaggattaggtggacactcaagctaatcaaagaactaattctttaagtccacttaaccatatttcaTCCTACttaaaccctagccccattacaaccctccaaagacctcatgatatttgttattcatgcattaaatactagttgattgttagatgacttgcaaatctttgaaaagcatgataaaaggagaattgagtggttgaaccctaaacactgagcgaattgagtggatacacatccggtgaggggttcaatcgctcaattcCATGTTCTTAAgcctcatattgtatcttcttgcaagttgtttaatTGGATAGTTTTTGAtaagttcaattcaattctttggacatcGATCTTAGTGCATGAACTCTTAGCATTGGCCCTAAAGTtttcttgtgatggattggaatttcatggtttgtttcTACCAACTCTCATGATAGTACATATTGGCGATTGGCcataggatagttgcatgcatttaagtagtatatagcataagtcattttccctttcatctatctcctttacgtgtgtttagcatgaggacatgctagtgtttaagtgtgggagaattgatgaatccatatttgatgatgatttttggttagaattgaatggattttcatcacataaacttgcacttattcccttgaatagcatgcttttgaactttcctcccaAATTGCGCTTGATTATGAAGATATGctcttttatgcctaatttaatctattttattctatttgccttccatttgatgccttgatgttgtttttgagtgatttcaggtgtataaggtaggaatgggttggagaaaatggaagaagagcatgcaaaatggaggaaACATGAAGATTCAAAGGAGATGAGTtcagagacgtgtgcgtgcgcacagcaacttgtgcgtacgcacagctacCCAATCAGAGCACATGGATCATTACGAGGGCGTCGCGCATCCAACCAGGCATCGcctagtgtgcatgcgcacagctacttgtgcgtacgcataggaagGGATTTTCGCAAAGTGTGCGGACACACGCATCTGTGCATCCACACGGGTGTCCgcgcatgacttcattaaaatggcACATGACTCGCGATTTGGAGGCTTTGgcggcccatttctgaagtcttttAGCTCATATTGGAAGGGAAATGAAGGTGGAGAACAGAGcatatcattagtatagtttaggagtagcagtaggaagcttttagtttagtttttctctaaatttttcatcatctctattagggtttatattaggattttacattcaagtgccatttccatttttgatcttggattttgctagctttcattgtaagtattctcttgttattactctttatagttacattgctcttactctttcttctaattcaagttatatttcaattttacttctctcttgcaatttcaattttttgttgatgaatttgatgtttgatgtttgtttcatgctttcttgtgttattcttgttgattgagatcaattgttgcttttagtttcaagccttttctcatttttcccatgtttaaggtttttgcccaccaagtgtttgacaaaatgtcaaacatggttttaggctaaattttttgcTCTTAGCTTGgataaagtgagcaattgggttcctagagtggaatgtccaacatttagtgtcaattcttggattgttaattgttcttgtttccactaacgctaatttattgctaaggcaattagcaagcaatttaggatttgggggttaagaacacttatgctcatttaacttactttccgatgtgagggttgatcaagtgagactaatccatcataattgtcatagttgtggttccaacaaggaaaggagcCTTAGCTCACTtcaagccaagactctttttgatgctttcaatctttcatacacttctaTGTTAATCTCATTCATACTTTACTTGTgtatattacatagtcggttctttaatttcttcattagttcaatcattacaatgcatgttcttttattgctttatatgttcattttttTATTGACAACCCTttgatcactacaaccggaattgcacactcattgttctCAAGTgctccttgggagacgacccgggagtcaaatactctcggttttgaattagttttgaattgtgacatatcttttgaattttcaatttgatCGATGATCGATTGTTGGGTTTGGTCTATGcttgcaacgtcaatcctatttttagtgtaaaaatccaaacCCGTGCTCTCGATCGCTCCATCAGTCGTGCTAAAAGTGTGACCATAGATTaggttatggtcacggttttaataAATAGGTAACCATAAAGTAATCTATTGTCACGGTAAAAAAATGTGGTCTAAAGTGCCAGAATTTGATCACTGCAACAGTGACcatgaaaaccgtgaccatagataaaaaaaacTGTGATCATAGGTCTATAGCCACGACAGAATAGGCCACAGTAAAAAAACCGTATCTATAGttcaaaaaccgtgaccatagacctataaTCACGCTTTTCACtaactatggtcacggttttttatcaaaatcatatatattttttttagtgttttgaGATGAAGATTTTTATCTATAAAttactttatatttaattttcttctcatcaaaaCAATTTTACAAAACCACATTTATTCAAATCCAAATTGACAAATGCTAAATTTGCAAATTAATTAAGTTTTAGTGTTAGTGGTAACGAGGGCCTAACGGGATTCAAAACTCACTATTGAACGGAAATTCATTTAGGCAATTATTGGAAGATTTAGCTATGTCTTACTGTCATAAACATATAATGAAGAAAATGTTGAATTGATAAAAAGCTCATACACACTTTACAAATATTTTCTATTAGCTTTTTAGTGCAAGTAGCAACACTTTTTTCTCCAAGAAACTCTCCAAAATGAATATCTTAccttcattattattattgttgttgttcctGCTTCTTTTGTATCGACATACAAATTTTTTTCTTTGATAAAAATGTCAACTATAATAAAGTTAAATCATTATTATCTCCTCACTAATCTAATCTCAATGACGTCAAATCTAGAATAAATATCATGATAAGGTTCTTAAACAATAATTGAGCACAAAACTCTCTCTAGAATGTCATTATAGTAGTTGAAAATTCCAAGCTCAGAGTTTATTTTCACAAAAGAAAATAAGATTGTAGAACCTAGATGCTATTAGCAAACAAAGAGCATAGTAGAGATCAGCATAAACTCCTTAGCGGTTTTTTATATGATTTATATGCGGTCCTAAATCCCCTTTTTTAATGATTCCAATTTCAAAAATGGTCGAACTTTGACCAATTGACCATTCTTACtctaataatgataatgatgCTTTTTTTTCTATATCTCGCCCCATTTAGAGGGTTAGTAACTAGTTCACTGTTTCGAATTAAAATTTGACTTGATGAGAATGTTAATAACTTAGACGTCCTGATTCTGATATATGGTAGATAGCTAGTTATTAGTACTGAAGCTAAGTTATTTCCAACTTTACGGAAGAACTCTAATAAAGCATGGCATGAAGACGATCGATGCACATGATTCCGCTCAAATGAAGCTGAGCTGAACCTTAAGGCTCTGAATTGATAATGTAAGTGTGTAACAGAGTCCCAGGAAAAGGACGGTTGGGGACCTTATTTCGAAAAGTTACATCCATAATATTATACTAATAAACTAGCTAGCTAGCTAGCTATAGTACTGTAATTAAGATTAGATTTCTTCAATTATTTGTTGCTATAAATGTAGGAGTAATTCAATTCCAAAAACCAACCAAAGTGGAAGTTCAAATTCAGAATGtatgagagagagggagagagctaGAAACTAAATCCATGGAGTGTATTAGTACTTAGTAGTAGTTTATTTACTACTAATTAAATTTGTGAGGCGTTAGCATTGAATGATTAGCAAAAGTCAAAAAGGCGTAATGTAAGACACTATTACACGCGTCAGCAAGACAAACCCGGCTGTCTTCCATTCCTCCTCACGCTTTATGCCAAATGTCATTATTTCATTCGTCGAAGTAAAACATCAtattctatactttttttttgtgAGTAGTTAGGGCTTAGGCCCTTCCTCCCAAACACTCCAACCCCCTCCTACACACTGTACTGAACAAAGACACAGAACGAAGCAGCATTGTTCTTGAAAAAGCTAAAGtctgagagaagagagagagagagataacataacaataacaataacacacTAAATACCATTTTTCGTTACACTAAGTAAAGAGAGAGAATGTGTATGTGTTGATCTGAATACAATACCACACGCATACACCATATtgtacagagagagagagagaaagagagagagagatgggacCATTGTCCTGCGCTTAAAATTTAAGCTTTTTCGTGGACGACAGGATCCGACTCTGCCGCATAATTCctccctcttccttcttcttcttctcctctctcactctctctctctctctttctttcagcTTCATCATCTTCTTATAATTAACTTATTTTACCGTCAAAAAACGAAATAATAAACCTCTTCAATATTCCTTCTTCTCCCAATGGAAATGGaggatcatcatcatcaacaccaACAGTATGGCGGCATCACTGATCTGAGGCAGCTTGTGAGTAACAACGGACCCCGTTCAACACATTTTCCTACTTCCATACCGCCACAGCCCACGGCGGAGCTCTTCCCGGGCCACCCAAACCTCGCGGCTGCGCATCAGCAGCAGCACTACGAGCTGATGATGTTTGGGCGCCAAGTAGCTGACTTAATGCCTCGCTGTCTCCACGACTTTGCTGACGCCAGCAATAATAACACAAGCAGCATCGGTGTTGCCACTGCCACTACTCCCACCACAACCACAAGCGCTTCAACTCCTCCTCTTAGTGGGTTGGGCGGCGCTGAGGCTGTAGGATGCTTAGGTGGAGACGCATCCACTGGAAGATGGCCTAGACAAGAGACTCTTACTCTTCTTGAGATCAGATCTCGCCTTGACCCCAAATTCAAAGAAGCTAATATTGCattttcattatatatatatatatatatatattgggtttaataatttaataattcaaattatacaagaCAGTAACGAGAAGAGAAGCTATGGTTTTGATTTTGGGATGAGTGTGGTTTCTACATTTGTAGCAGTTTGCAAAATGTGTGTGAAGGTTCTCTTTCATTGATGGGAAAAGACTATACACATAAAGTAGTATTAGTGTTAGTAGTAGTAGTCGTCGTCAtgatctctatcttctctactgaATTTTATCGATTATTGATGGCGTACTTGAGATGCATTTACGTTTATATACCAAGATTAGTACGATTCTACCACTGTCCCCTTttcctttttgaaaatttgtacCCTCTTTTAAGTGTATgcgtgttaatttcccttttttcttattatttatcAAAAATTCATTGGACTTTTGGGAGCATTTGGATTGCCACCTATACTAATCCCAATTCTAATTCTGTCATTGTGAAATGACATGAAGCGGAGGCTCTTCCTTCGAAACTAACTTCCGTAGTTGTGATTTTGCTATAACTAGCCATCAATATGAATGGCATAACATGGCGTTGttattaattgttattattattcaatGCTCTCCGATTACTAGGGCTATGTGTCATACACTATGCAATGACCTCATCAATACTCAgacttgttttctttattttttttattattattggcctattttttttttcttcttcttgctaTTCTTGTTCTTCAGGATCATGTCTGAAGAGCATGGATACCAAAGGAGTGGGAAAAAGTGCAGGGAGAAGTTTGAGAATCTGTACAAGTATTACAAGAAGACAAAGGAGGGAAAAGCTGGAAGACAAGACGGGAAGCATTACCGATTCTTTCGCCAACTCGAAGCCTTATACGGTGAAAGCAACAGTAACAACAGCAACGCTGCCTCAGCACAAGAAACCAATTTTGGTGGTAGCAACACCCTCCATTACCAAAACAATCCTCATGCTTTCAATTCCCAACATCAGATGAATAACCAAGAAATGCTGCTTCTTGGTTCCCAGAACAGCCTAAGCCTCACCAACTCCACTGAGTTTGAAACCTCTTCTTCGGATGATGATGATCACAATAGCACTGGGGGAGTGAAGGGGAACGATGAGTCCAtggagaagaggaggaagaagagaggagggAGCAAGAGCTGGAAGGTGAAGATAAAAGACTTCATTGACTTGCAAATGAGGAAGCTTGTGCAGAAGCAAGAAGAGTGGCTTGACAAGCTTATGAAGACGCTGGAACAGAAGGAGAAAGAGAGGGTTCTGAGAGAGGAAGAGTGGAGGAGACAAGAGGCAGCCAGGTTGGAGAGGGAGCACAAGTTTTGGGCCAAAGAGAGAGCATGGATTGAAGCAAGGGATGCTGCTTTAATGGAGGCCTTGCACAAGCTGACAGGAACTGATCAGGTAaagtctcatcatcatcatcatgatggGATAATAACTGGTTCCGCAATGCAAAATAAGGACCATAACGAAGATGATGAAAACTGGCAAGAATGTGAGATATCAAGGCTTGTTCAGTTGAGAGCTGAGATGATGGAAACAAGTTTTAGGCATGGTGGTGATGGTTGTTCAGAAGAGGCTTTGTGGGAACAGATAGCAACAAAAATGGCATGTTTTGGGTATGAAAAGAGTCCAGTAAAGTTGAAAGAGAAATGGGAAACAATCAGCAAAgaaaacaacaagaagaagcgGAAGGAGAATAACTCAAACTCAGTACGAAGTAGTAGTTCTTGTTTTTACATTGAAAACAATAACAATGaccattattcttcttcttcttctctatataacaacaacaacaacaaccaaagTGGTGGTGGATACTGTGATATCAACAATGATCAAAGGCGGCAACAACAATCACCTTCGAATTCCAACGCTAATGCATCAGTTCATCAAGCTGAGAACTGTTTCCCATTCTTGATGAGTTGTGAGGGAGGAACTTTGTGGGACAACTACAGCTTAAAGGTTAATAAACCAAATCAAAATCAGTAGGTTAATCAACTCCCTCGTAAGAGGCACCGATTAAGATT is a genomic window of Arachis ipaensis cultivar K30076 chromosome B06, Araip1.1, whole genome shotgun sequence containing:
- the LOC107648791 gene encoding trihelix transcription factor PTL-like, which translates into the protein MEMEDHHHQHQQYGGITDLRQLVSNNGPRSTHFPTSIPPQPTAELFPGHPNLAAAHQQQHYELMMFGRQVADLMPRCLHDFADASNNNTSSIGVATATTPTTTTSASTPPLSGLGGAEAVGCLGGDASTGRWPRQETLTLLEIRSRLDPKFKEANIAFSLYIYIYIYWV
- the LOC110263365 gene encoding trihelix transcription factor PTL-like, whose product is MALLLIVIIIQCSPITRAMCHTLCNDLINTQTCFLYFFYYYWPIFFFFFLLFLFFRIMSEEHGYQRSGKKCREKFENLYKYYKKTKEGKAGRQDGKHYRFFRQLEALYGESNSNNSNAASAQETNFGGSNTLHYQNNPHAFNSQHQMNNQEMLLLGSQNSLSLTNSTEFETSSSDDDDHNSTGGVKGNDESMEKRRKKRGGSKSWKVKIKDFIDLQMRKLVQKQEEWLDKLMKTLEQKEKERVLREEEWRRQEAARLEREHKFWAKERAWIEARDAALMEALHKLTGTDQVKSHHHHHDGIITGSAMQNKDHNEDDENWQECEISRLVQLRAEMMETSFRHGGDGCSEEALWEQIATKMACFGYEKSPVKLKEKWETISKENNKKKRKENNSNSVRSSSSCFYIENNNNDHYSSSSSLYNNNNNNQSGGGYCDINNDQRRQQQSPSNSNANASVHQAENCFPFLMSCEGGTLWDNYSLKVNKPNQNQ